The Lathyrus oleraceus cultivar Zhongwan6 chromosome 5, CAAS_Psat_ZW6_1.0, whole genome shotgun sequence genome includes the window GTTCACAGAAAATAGCGGTTTGTTCAAATTCTGTTATGCAACAAAATGTGTATTGTCACTAGGACTATATGACAACATTTTGCATTAAATAGAATATCGCAGAACACTATAAGTTTTTACAAATCCCTCTATCTTTTCAGCCATTGGGATATAAGGTGGATGATACTAAACTAAAGCGAGCTGGATTGGACTACTGGCCGTACGTGGTTGTTAAAATTCACGATTCTTGGGAAGGTTTTCGTGATTATTTTTTGCAACAGGTGATTATCATCCTAACAACTAAATTGCTGGAATCGTCGTTGTAATTTCCCTTTGACTCTAATGTCTATTATTTGTTACAGGAGGGTGAAAAGCGATTGCTAGCATTTACAAAAAGAGGAACAAAAATTCATTCTGTGAGTTGCTCGTCGTTAAGTTTAATAGCATAGTCCCTTTATTTTGGATCTGTTTGGTATCAGAAAACGTTAATTATTGGTTCCTTTGTATGTTGCAGGATTTTTCCTACAGAAAAGGCGATTATCTATTATTCGGTGCTGAAACGACTGGTCTTCCGCCTGAAGCTTTGTTAGACTGCAAAACTCAACCGTTTGGCGGTGGGACTATTAAGATCCCGATGGTTGAAACATACGTTAGGTGTTTGAATCTATCGGTAAGTGTTGGCATAGCTTTGTATGAAGCTTCTAGGCAATTAAACTATGAATCACTTCAGATACCTTCAGAATCATGTGTTGATACTGAGGAGGAATCATTCATTACTGAAGACA containing:
- the LOC127085540 gene encoding uncharacterized protein LOC127085540 — translated: MDISFPAAFKSLNLPPSNAFHFRSKLSLFRQTINLLHFKPSISSSSSSHRRFPLSFSSLTNGSATATAAAEISQEGTLPHGVGEGVNEAAHPKILQVVLVSPQIPGNTGCIARTCAASAVGLHLVGPLGYKVDDTKLKRAGLDYWPYVVVKIHDSWEGFRDYFLQQEGEKRLLAFTKRGTKIHSDFSYRKGDYLLFGAETTGLPPEALLDCKTQPFGGGTIKIPMVETYVRCLNLSVSVGIALYEASRQLNYESLQIPSESCVDTEEESFITEDIFG